In the Blautia coccoides genome, AGCCACACAGATGAAGCTTGGCAGCTGATCGAGTACCTGGGATCCAAAGAAGCTCAGGAAAAACAGGCTGAACTTGGCGTTACAATGTCTGCATACACAGGTACCTCTGACGCATGGGCAAAATCTGCTGACTTTAACTTAGAGGCATATCTGAACATGATGGATGACATGGTGATCAGACCATATTCCAAAACAACAGTTACCTGGGAAAATGAAGACAACGAAATCTTAAAGAGCGTATACACCGGTGAAATGTCCATGGAAGATGCCTGCAAGAAGATGGCAGAGCAGATGAATGAGAAATTAGCCGAGGAGTGATCAAAGGGAAGCTGAATTGACCGAGGATTAAATTGCAGGCAGGTTCGTAAGAATCTGCCTGCATTTGGAAAAGGAGTGAGTGGCGTGGCTAGTAATGGAAATACAAAGAAACAGATGAAAACCAGCAGGGAGCGCAGCGAGTTTTTGTGGGGCTGGCTGTTTATCCTTCCAACTGTGATTGGTCTGGTTGTTTTAAATATCATCCCGATCTTCCAGACCCTGTACCAGAGTTTCTTCAAGACAGGGGATTTCGGAAAAGGAAACATCTTTGTCGGAGTAGAGAATTATGTAAAAGTATTCGGAGACCAGGAGGTTTGGCAGTCTCTGATCAACACATTTAAATATGCGATCGTAGAGGTTCCGTTCTCGATTGTGATCGCCCTTGTTCTGGCAGTTCTGCTTAACAGAAAAATGAAGGGCCGCGGTATTTACCGTACTATCATCTTCCTCCCCATGGTTGCAGCTCCGGCGGCAGTTGCCATGGTTTGGAGATGGCTGTTCAACTCAGATTTCGGTCTGATCAACAATGTGTTCCATACAAGTGTTAAATGGGTGTCAGATCCCAAGATCGCAGTATTTTCCATTGCTGTTATCGGTGTATGGTCCATTATAGGTTATAACATGGTGTTATTTATATCCGGTCTGCAGGAGATCCCCCACGACTATTATGAAGCGGCGGAGATTGACGGTGCTACGGGTGTTAAGAGTTTCTTCCATATAACAGTACCCCTGTTATCCCCAACTATTTTCTTTGTTCTTGTAACACGTGTCATCGGTTCCCTTCAGGTATTCGATCTCATGTACATGGTAATGGACAAATCCAACCCGGCTCTGGAAAAGACCCAGTCCCTGGTATACCTGTTCTACAAATACGCGTTCATCAATAAGAACATGGGTTACGGTGCAACTATTGTTATCCTGCTTCTGGTCATCACCATGATCATCACGGTGTTCCAGATGATAGGACAGAAAAAATGGGTGTTCTACAACTAGAAAGGGGGATGCATTATGGATAGTATGGAAAGAAAAAGCAAATTAATAAACACTCTTATTCATATAATATTGATTCTGGTATCTATAACGATGCTGATACCTTTTATATGGATGATCCTCACTGCGTTCAAGTCAGTGACAGAAGCAACATCCGTGAACCCGTTTGTCATCTTCCCGAAGGTTTGGAGAACAGAAGCGTTCACCTCCGTTATGGAGAACATGAACTTCCTGATCCTGTATAAAAATACCCTGCTTCTGATCCTGTTCCGCGTTGTCTGCGCGGTACTGACAGCTACTATGGCAGGTTATGCTTTCGGACGTCTGCACTTTAAAGGAAGAGACTTCTGTTTCTCCCTGGTTCTTCTGCAGATGATGGTTCCGGTACAGATCTTCATCATTCCTCAGTACCTGATGGTAAGTAAAATGGGAATGCTGAATACCATTTTTGCACTGGTATTCCCCGGTATTGTCACAGCATTCGGTACCTTCCTGCTCCGCCAGGGTTACATGGGACTTCCCAATGACCTGGAAGAAGCTGCAAGGCTGGACGGATGTAATATCGGACAGACCTTCCTTTATATCATGGCACCGCTTACCCGGTCCAGTATGGTTGCCCTGGGAATCTTCACAGCAGTGTTTGCCTTCAAAGACCTGATGTGGCCGATGATCGTCAACACAGATAAGGACATGCTGGTTCTGTCCTCCGCACTTGCGAAAATGCAGGGGCAGTATACCTCCAAATTCCCGGAATTAATGGCAGCTTCCCTGATTGCCTGTATCCCGATGATCGTCCTCTATATGATTTTCCAGAAACAGTTCATCGAAGGTATTGCAACCAGCGGTGGTAAACTTTAAGAAATTTAAGGCCGGCGTAATAAGGTGTTATTGCGCCGGCCTGTTTTTAAAAGGAGAGAAAGTTTTAAAAGGAGAAAAAGATGGCAGTAAAATTTCATGAAAAGACCAAAGAATTTCATATTTATAATAGTGAAGTAAGCTACCTTATGCGGATCATGGAGAACGGACAGTTAGAGAATCTGTACTATG is a window encoding:
- a CDS encoding carbohydrate ABC transporter permease, whose product is MKTSRERSEFLWGWLFILPTVIGLVVLNIIPIFQTLYQSFFKTGDFGKGNIFVGVENYVKVFGDQEVWQSLINTFKYAIVEVPFSIVIALVLAVLLNRKMKGRGIYRTIIFLPMVAAPAAVAMVWRWLFNSDFGLINNVFHTSVKWVSDPKIAVFSIAVIGVWSIIGYNMVLFISGLQEIPHDYYEAAEIDGATGVKSFFHITVPLLSPTIFFVLVTRVIGSLQVFDLMYMVMDKSNPALEKTQSLVYLFYKYAFINKNMGYGATIVILLLVITMIITVFQMIGQKKWVFYN
- a CDS encoding carbohydrate ABC transporter permease, which gives rise to MDSMERKSKLINTLIHIILILVSITMLIPFIWMILTAFKSVTEATSVNPFVIFPKVWRTEAFTSVMENMNFLILYKNTLLLILFRVVCAVLTATMAGYAFGRLHFKGRDFCFSLVLLQMMVPVQIFIIPQYLMVSKMGMLNTIFALVFPGIVTAFGTFLLRQGYMGLPNDLEEAARLDGCNIGQTFLYIMAPLTRSSMVALGIFTAVFAFKDLMWPMIVNTDKDMLVLSSALAKMQGQYTSKFPELMAASLIACIPMIVLYMIFQKQFIEGIATSGGKL